In Sedimenticola thiotaurini, the following proteins share a genomic window:
- the rlmN gene encoding 23S rRNA (adenine(2503)-C(2))-methyltransferase RlmN, which produces MQSTEQKVNLLNLDRQGLESFIEGLGAKAFNGRNVLKWIHKHGVTDFDAMTDLSKKLREQLKQVAEVRVPEVVFDQPALDGTHKWVLELDCNNRIESVYIPEPNRATLCISSQVGCALDCSFCSTAQQGFNRNLTTAEIIGQLWVAEHELGKRLTNVVFMGMGEPLANFDPVVTATRIMQDDLAYMLSKYRVTISTSGIVPALRQLTELSEVSLAVSLHAPTNELRDQLVPINQKYPLEQLIPACREYLRGDKRRKVTWEYVMLDGINDSDKQAKQLIRLLEGTPSKINLIPFNPFPGTRYQCSSPERIDAFRQRLVKSGIVTTTRKTRGDDIDAACGQLVGRVKDRSRRELKHAGGVVR; this is translated from the coding sequence ATGCAGAGCACTGAACAGAAAGTCAACCTGCTGAATCTTGACCGCCAGGGGCTGGAGTCCTTCATTGAAGGATTGGGCGCCAAGGCGTTCAATGGTCGCAATGTGCTGAAGTGGATTCACAAACACGGCGTGACCGATTTCGACGCCATGACCGACTTGTCGAAGAAGCTGCGTGAGCAGCTCAAGCAGGTGGCTGAAGTCCGGGTGCCGGAAGTGGTGTTTGATCAGCCGGCACTGGATGGTACCCACAAGTGGGTACTCGAACTGGACTGTAATAATCGTATCGAATCGGTCTACATCCCTGAACCCAATCGCGCCACCCTCTGTATCTCTTCCCAGGTCGGTTGTGCGCTGGATTGCAGTTTCTGTTCCACGGCCCAGCAAGGGTTCAATCGCAACCTGACTACGGCGGAGATTATCGGTCAGTTATGGGTGGCGGAACATGAGCTTGGCAAACGCCTTACCAATGTGGTGTTCATGGGGATGGGGGAGCCATTGGCCAACTTTGATCCGGTGGTCACCGCAACCCGTATCATGCAGGACGATCTGGCCTACATGCTGTCGAAGTACCGGGTTACCATCAGTACCTCGGGTATCGTGCCCGCCCTCAGGCAGCTGACTGAACTGTCCGAAGTGAGCCTGGCGGTTTCGCTCCATGCGCCGACCAATGAATTGCGTGACCAACTGGTCCCGATCAACCAGAAATATCCCCTGGAACAGTTGATTCCCGCCTGTCGGGAGTACCTCAGGGGTGATAAACGCCGTAAGGTGACCTGGGAATATGTGATGCTGGACGGCATCAATGATAGTGATAAACAGGCCAAACAGCTGATCAGACTGCTGGAAGGCACCCCCTCGAAGATCAATCTTATTCCGTTCAATCCGTTTCCCGGAACCCGCTACCAGTGCTCGTCCCCGGAGCGGATCGATGCCTTCCGCCAGCGCCTGGTCAAGTCCGGTATTGTGACCACCACTCGTAAAACCCGTGGTGACGATATCGACGCGGCCTGTGGACAGCTGGTTGGGCGAGTGAAGGATCGCAGTCGTCGTGAATTGAAACATGCAGGAGGAGTTGTACGTTGA
- the ndk gene encoding nucleoside-diphosphate kinase, whose product MAIERTFSIVKPDAVAKNIIGKIYSRFEEAGLKIVAAKMLQLTREQAGEFYAVHKERPFYNDLIDFMTSGPVMVQVLEGENAIAKNREVMGATNPQEAAPGTIRADFAETVDENAVHGSDAPETAAAEIAFFFPEGVCERLR is encoded by the coding sequence ATGGCGATCGAGCGTACTTTCTCAATTGTGAAACCGGATGCGGTGGCGAAGAACATTATCGGCAAGATCTACAGCAGATTTGAAGAAGCGGGCCTTAAAATCGTCGCTGCAAAGATGTTGCAGCTGACCCGGGAACAGGCCGGTGAGTTCTACGCGGTGCACAAGGAGCGCCCCTTCTATAACGATCTGATCGATTTCATGACTTCAGGTCCGGTTATGGTACAGGTTCTGGAGGGTGAGAATGCCATCGCCAAGAATCGCGAGGTAATGGGTGCCACCAATCCCCAGGAGGCCGCGCCCGGCACCATTCGTGCGGACTTCGCTGAAACCGTCGATGAGAATGCCGTCCACGGTTCGGACGCACCGGAAACCGCAGCGGCTGAGATTGCCTTCTTCTTTCCCGAAGGTGTCTGCGAAAGGTTGCGTTGA